AAATCGGGCGTCTTCACGGGCGATCAGGGCCTTTTTAAACCAAGGAGAAACCTCGTCGATACTGACCATGAGGCGATTGTCTCCGTGCAGTTTACCAATTTCGGTGACTCCGTCTTGGGCATAGACGATGGAGCGAGCTGGCATCTGCGTGATCTTTTCTGGATCATACTTGCTGGAATGTGCACGAGCTCCATAAAAGATGACGACGGCACAAAAGATGAAAAAACCAATCCACAATGAGCCCAGTGCGATACGGGCTGGCCAGCGAACGATAGTCGGCCACTTGGCGGTGACCTTACCAATAGCTAGAAAGGGAGCAAAGGCGACACGGAAGGCGAGAGACCTTTGAGATGACTTTTTCACTCTCTTGGCGTTTGATTTCCTGGCGGCTTTTTTAGCTGTCTTTTTCTTGGCTGGCATAGTGAATGTTTCCGCAGTTCGCAATCTGGACATCTTTTGCCCTTTATTTTGAATACGTTGCCATTCCTGCACGTCATATCCATAAAATGAGACAAAAAGTAGGTTGCGGTTTCGCTGAACGGTTGCAAAGATAAGTCATATGCGTGCATTCACCAGATTTTTTACACCAGTATTAGGATGCATGATCTCACTGCAGTTAGTTACAGTGAGTTATGCACAGGATTCGGTTTCTGAAATTCACTCCTTGCAGGATCTTAAGTCCCTGGAGCAGGAGATTCAGTCAGTAGTGGCTAAGGTTCAGCCGGCTACGGTGTCACTCGCGGCGAACAGGACGGGAGCCTGGGGGAGTGGCGTGGTGGTGAGTGAAGACGGCCTGATCCTCACGGCTGCGCATGTGGTGCAAGGGACGCCGGAGATGATCGTCATCTTTCCCGATGGTACCGAGAAAGAGGGGAAGGTGCTGGGGGCGAACCGCACGAAGGATATAGCGATGGTGCAGATCACCCAGCCGGGCAGCTATCCATTTGCCAAGACAGGCAATTCAGATGAGCTAAAGGTGGGTAACTTTGTCGTGGCGATGGGTCATGCTGGTGGCTATGACGCTCTGCGTAAGCCTCCTGTACGGTTTGGGCGCATTGTCTCCAGAAACCCCAATGGTTTTATCTCCTCAGATTGTACGCTCATCGGTGGTGATTCTGGAGGTCCTTTATTTGACATGAAGGGGAATGTAGTCGGAATCAACTCTTCGATCGGTTATGATTTTAAAGCAAACAACCATGCAGGCATCAGTGGATTGCTCGCGGATTGGGATCGCTTGAAGAAAGGCGACACTTGGGGAGACCTGAGAGCCAACCCTCTAGCGAACCCGGACAGCCCGGTAATGGGTTTCTCAATCGGTGGTGAGCTGGATGGTGGTATCATGGCTGAGGCTATTCTGCCAGATGGGCCTGCCGATTTGGCTGGCATGAAGCCTAATGATGTCATTCGAGCCATCAATGGTCAGAGAGTGAAGTCTGGTAAGGCTTTGCTCATTGAACTGAATCGATACAGACCGGGCCAAACCATTAAGGTGCGCGTGAAAAGAGGGAATGAATCACGTGATCTGGACCTCAAACTAGTAAAACGTGGCGACTTTTACACAGAATAAATTCAAATGATCTACGATATGAATAAAGGAATTATGATACTCGGTATTGTAGGGAGCCTTTGTTCCCCGCTATACGCACAAGGTGGTTACGGTAAGGTCGGCTTACCCTTTTTACGCGAACGTGATGCTCAGGTGTTAGACGTTCAGGCTGCCAGCTTCTATAAGGCTGTGGAGCCACTAGCTGACAAAACACGGAAGCATGCTGTCTATGTGGAGTACCGTGATCGTGTGATCACTCTGGGCACAGTGACTACAGAGGGAATCGTGACGAAATGGAGTGAGATCAAACCGTTTGCCTCGGAGCTTTTCATCGTAGGACATGATGGTGTTAGGCGGGGCGTTGTCGTAAAAGCGATTTATAACAATTACGACATTGCAGTATTGGCTTACAATGGAAGCTTGCCTGCTGTCAGCCTCGAGAATCCTAAGGATCCATCAGTTGGATCATTTATCTATTTATCTGGTCCAGGAAAGGGCGCTCACGGTTTTGGTGTCGTGAGTGTTCAAGCCCGTAGTCTGCGGGAGCAAGACAAGGCTTTCCTAGGTGTACGTATGGATGTCAATCCTGTGACGAACGGCGGTGTCCGTTTGCAGAATATAGAGCCTGATACAGCTGCCCAAAAAGCCGGGCTTGAAGCTGGTGATGTGGTTCTCAAGGTAGGCGACCGTGAGGTCAATGGCATGATCGAGATGGGTAACTTGTTACAGCGTTTCAAGCCTGGGGACACGGTGAATCTGACTATTCGGAGGAATGCGGAACCTTTCGTGGCCGAAGTCACTTTGGGAGCACGTCCGCAGTTCAGACGCATTAGTCCAGAAAGAATGAACCGCATGAGAAGTATGGGTGGCAGTGTCAATGATGTGGCTGATGGCTTCCCTGATGTGCTCCAGTCTGACATGCAAATCGAAGCTAGGGAGAGTGGAGGTCCGGTATTTGATCTCGATGGAAATTATGTGGGGACTGTTGTCGCCCGAAGCAGCCGAATCAAAACTTACATCATTCCTGCCGCCGATTTGTCTAATCTGCTTAAGTCAAATCCAGACTACGAAGCTCAGATTGAAGTCTCCAAGCCAGAGCATGTAGCCAATGTTCCAGAAGAGGCTCCCGAGGCCGTGAATAAAGTACAGCGTACTCAATCTTTGCTGGAGAAACTACAGCGGCGTATAGAGGATATTGAGCGCTAGGCTAAAACGTTTTCCTCGTTTTTCTGGGCTTCATTGGTGATTTCGCAGCCACTCCCGGTCGAGCCATCATGTTCGCCGGGAGCTCCTTTGATGCCAAATAAGCCCTTGATGTCTTCGCCAATAGAATAGGCGCATGGGATCAGGAACAGGGTGATCACAGTCGCGAAGAGAATACCAAAGCCCAGTGAGACGGCCATGGGGATCAGGAATTGAGCCTGAATGGAAGGCTCAAAGATGATGGGCACCAGACCCGCGAAGGTTGTAATCGAGGTGAGGATAATAGGGCGGAAGCGTCGTGATCCTGCTGCCAGAATGGCACCTTTGATGGACTCACCGGAAAGTCGTTTGGAGTTGATGAAATCAACCATGACCAAGGAGTCGTTTACCACCACACCTGCCAGAGCCAAAATTCCGAAATAGCTGAGGTAGGATAAAGGGATGTCCATGATGTAATGACCCATGAAGGCGCCGATCACCCCAAATGGTACCGCCAGCAGTACGTAAAATGGCTGCACGAAAGATTTGAATGGAATAGCTAGCAGGGCAAACAGAGTGAAGCCTAAGAGTCCGGCTAAGGTCCAAATCCTTTGGTTGGTTTCTTTATACTCAGCCAGCGTGCCAAGATATCTCCAGCTCACACCGGAATAGTCACGAGCAATTTCATTCAGTTTTTCAGTGAGTTCCTTTTCCATGTTAGGAACTTTGATGCCTGGCTTTGGAGTGGCTGAAATGGTGATGATGCGCGAGGCGTCACGGCGGCTGATGGCTGGAGGGCTTGTGCCTTCTACAATATCGGCAAACTGAGAAATGTTCGCTGTTTTGTTGTTTCCAAGGGAAATGCGCAGTGTCTCGAGTGTGTGGAGAGAGGTTCTTTGGTCCTCAGGGAGTTTGAGCATCACGCGGATTTCATCTTCTCCGCGTTGGATCTTCTGTATCTGTGTGCCGTAGAAAGCGTTGCGGACTTGGCGGGCAAGATCTTCCTGTGAGAGGCCCACCTCTCTACCTTCAGCATTCAGGTTGATTTCAAATTCTCTTTGGTCAGTCCTTCTGGAAATCTGGGCACTCTGAATGTTTTCGTGACTCTTGAGCCAAGCTTCGATTGCTTCAGCATAGGCGAGCTTGGCTTCTTCATTTGAGCCAGTGAGCATGATGGAAATCTCCTCTTGATCAGACATATGCCGGCTGTTGTTTCTCTGTGCACGGATCCGGAAACTGCGGGCGCCCTGGACTTCTCCCACAGCCTCATTCCAAGCTTTGGCGATGTCGCTATTTTTAGGGCCTTCATGCGTGCTACGCTGGCTGGGAGGAGTGATCTCTACCATGATTTCACCGCTTGTCGGGTCTACCTGAGAGCTCCAGAGTCTACCGCCGACTGTCGTGACGACATTTTGGATAAGAGATTCGCCCGTGCCGGGGTCTACAAAATCATCTCTGATAGAATCGATGGCATTCGCGATCATTTGGGTTTTGGCATCGGTCTCCTCAAAGGGAGTTCCGTTGACCATATCCAGAGACGCGCGAATGATGTAACGGTCCGTTGATGGGGTTGGGTTAAATTCCTGGGTTTTCTGATAACCCATGACGACCAAGAACAAAGCTATAAAGAGGCCGACCGTCGTATACCTGTGATGAATTGCGAATTTCAGTGCAGGCTGGTAGACTTTCTCGACTAATTTCTCCATCGAGTCGGCGATGCCGCGCTGGAGG
Above is a genomic segment from Rubritalea squalenifaciens DSM 18772 containing:
- a CDS encoding efflux RND transporter permease subunit; the encoded protein is MIRWFAKNHVAANILMLAILISGGYLAWFKLAVEVEPSVEFPMIRVSAPLRGGSPKDVEQKIVLPIEKALADLSGVDYIESYASRGSGSVSVHAISGTDMDKMKNEVESRIDSITIFPNEAEKPRVYVPNTANWREVISVMVYGDLSENDLIAAARQVRDDLTALDGISKVDIQGLRDREITIEIDLEKLNAYGLTVNQLSNAIRQSSVDLSAGSINNNGERILIRSSSQAYVAEQFRDLLISRSNGSEIYLGDIATVKDGFEDEQKIVRYNGQNGILLEVMRLNNENALKIADTVKKYTEQAADKFPEGIHFATWDDESVSLKGRMKILFENLFQGALLVLILLGLFLRPKIALWVVVGIPVSFAGAIICMHAFGITANNMSMFGFIIVLGIVVDDAIVTGENIYSKLKNPEITPLDAAVIGTQEVATPVTFGVITTIVAFVPLMFVEGYIGEMAKQIPLVVIPVLIFSLIESKFILPAHLKHLKRNRAKSGPIVRLQRGIADSMEKLVEKVYQPALKFAIHHRYTTVGLFIALFLVVMGYQKTQEFNPTPSTDRYIIRASLDMVNGTPFEETDAKTQMIANAIDSIRDDFVDPGTGESLIQNVVTTVGGRLWSSQVDPTSGEIMVEITPPSQRSTHEGPKNSDIAKAWNEAVGEVQGARSFRIRAQRNNSRHMSDQEEISIMLTGSNEEAKLAYAEAIEAWLKSHENIQSAQISRRTDQREFEINLNAEGREVGLSQEDLARQVRNAFYGTQIQKIQRGEDEIRVMLKLPEDQRTSLHTLETLRISLGNNKTANISQFADIVEGTSPPAISRRDASRIITISATPKPGIKVPNMEKELTEKLNEIARDYSGVSWRYLGTLAEYKETNQRIWTLAGLLGFTLFALLAIPFKSFVQPFYVLLAVPFGVIGAFMGHYIMDIPLSYLSYFGILALAGVVVNDSLVMVDFINSKRLSGESIKGAILAAGSRRFRPIILTSITTFAGLVPIIFEPSIQAQFLIPMAVSLGFGILFATVITLFLIPCAYSIGEDIKGLFGIKGAPGEHDGSTGSGCEITNEAQKNEENVLA
- a CDS encoding S1C family serine protease, producing the protein MISLQLVTVSYAQDSVSEIHSLQDLKSLEQEIQSVVAKVQPATVSLAANRTGAWGSGVVVSEDGLILTAAHVVQGTPEMIVIFPDGTEKEGKVLGANRTKDIAMVQITQPGSYPFAKTGNSDELKVGNFVVAMGHAGGYDALRKPPVRFGRIVSRNPNGFISSDCTLIGGDSGGPLFDMKGNVVGINSSIGYDFKANNHAGISGLLADWDRLKKGDTWGDLRANPLANPDSPVMGFSIGGELDGGIMAEAILPDGPADLAGMKPNDVIRAINGQRVKSGKALLIELNRYRPGQTIKVRVKRGNESRDLDLKLVKRGDFYTE
- a CDS encoding S1C family serine protease, whose protein sequence is MNKGIMILGIVGSLCSPLYAQGGYGKVGLPFLRERDAQVLDVQAASFYKAVEPLADKTRKHAVYVEYRDRVITLGTVTTEGIVTKWSEIKPFASELFIVGHDGVRRGVVVKAIYNNYDIAVLAYNGSLPAVSLENPKDPSVGSFIYLSGPGKGAHGFGVVSVQARSLREQDKAFLGVRMDVNPVTNGGVRLQNIEPDTAAQKAGLEAGDVVLKVGDREVNGMIEMGNLLQRFKPGDTVNLTIRRNAEPFVAEVTLGARPQFRRISPERMNRMRSMGGSVNDVADGFPDVLQSDMQIEARESGGPVFDLDGNYVGTVVARSSRIKTYIIPAADLSNLLKSNPDYEAQIEVSKPEHVANVPEEAPEAVNKVQRTQSLLEKLQRRIEDIER